The region TAGACTTGCCGATCGGCTTATTAAATTGTTACACTAATTATTAGGAGAATGTGCTTAAATATACTTATATTAAATCAAAAACATGATATGGAAAATTCCCTATTTGCTGATGCTAGTCAAAGACTAGAAAAGGCACTAAAATACGTCTCAATTTCAGATGATGCGATCGAACACTTAAAATTTCCCAAAGCAAGTTTAAGAGTGTCTATTCCCGTGCGAATGGATAATGGTTCTTTGAAGATTTTTCAGGGTTATCGGGTTCGGTATGACGATACCAGAGGGCCAACCAAGGGAGGAGTTCGGTATCATCCAAACGTTTCAATGGATGAAGTCACATCTTTAGCGTTCTGGATGACGTTTAAATGTGCCGCGTTGAATCTGCCTTTTGGCGGTGCTAAAGGTGGGGTGACGCTGAACCCCAAAACGTTATCGAGACTGGAGTTGGAACGTTTGAGTCGCGGTTATATAGATGCGATCGCAGACTTTATTGGCCCTGATGTTGATATTCTAGCACCCGATGTTTATACCAACCCGACGATCATGGGTTGGATGATGGATCAATACAATATTATCAAGAGGCAAATTACCCCAGCCGTTGTCACCGGAAAACCAGTTACGATAGGCGGAAGTTTAGGTCGAGATACCGCCACTGCAACCGGAGCTTTTTTTGTTATTGAAACCATTATGTCCAAATTTGACAAGCTACCCAGAGAAACCACGGTAGCAGTGCAAGGATTTGGTAACGCTGGTGGTGTGCTGGCAGAATTACTAGCAATAAATGGTTATAAAATAGTGGCGGTAAGCGATTCTCAAGGCGGAATTTATGCCAAACAAGGTTTAGATATTCGCAGCATTCGACGCTGCAAAGAATTTATCAAAGGTATGCACGCAGTCTATTGTGAAGGCACAGTTTGTAGCGTTGTCGAACATCAAGTTCTCACCAATGCAGAACTTTTAGCTTTAGATGTGGATGTACTTGTTCCAGCAGCTTTGGAAAAGCAAATTACGGAAGAGAATGCAAACGATATCAAAGCAAAGTTTATATTTGAAGTTGCCAATGGGCCGGTAACATCTGCTGCCGATCGAATTTTAGAAGAAAAAGGAATTTATATCGTTCCCGACATTTTGGTGAATGCAGGGGGCGTGACAGTTAGCTATTTTGAGTGGGTGCAAAATCGCAGCGGACTTTATTGGACACTGGCGGAAGTGAATCAACGATTGAAGGACAAAATGATTGAGGAAACAGAGAATATTTGGAAGATTGCTCAGGAATTATCGGTTTCCATGCGAACTGCT is a window of Argonema galeatum A003/A1 DNA encoding:
- a CDS encoding Glu/Leu/Phe/Val family dehydrogenase, whose translation is MENSLFADASQRLEKALKYVSISDDAIEHLKFPKASLRVSIPVRMDNGSLKIFQGYRVRYDDTRGPTKGGVRYHPNVSMDEVTSLAFWMTFKCAALNLPFGGAKGGVTLNPKTLSRLELERLSRGYIDAIADFIGPDVDILAPDVYTNPTIMGWMMDQYNIIKRQITPAVVTGKPVTIGGSLGRDTATATGAFFVIETIMSKFDKLPRETTVAVQGFGNAGGVLAELLAINGYKIVAVSDSQGGIYAKQGLDIRSIRRCKEFIKGMHAVYCEGTVCSVVEHQVLTNAELLALDVDVLVPAALEKQITEENANDIKAKFIFEVANGPVTSAADRILEEKGIYIVPDILVNAGGVTVSYFEWVQNRSGLYWTLAEVNQRLKDKMIEETENIWKIAQELSVSMRTAAYIHALNRLGEAINTKGTRDYYVNG